From Pelotomaculum schinkii, the proteins below share one genomic window:
- a CDS encoding sensor histidine kinase, producing MLRNREFRQLAILFSLIAAAAVTLGFAINTAAGILAIASAAAFGTAFFAFTKARYKSIAQISDQIDLVLHNADHLYIGESDEGELSILQSEITKMTLRIREQNDALKKEKEHLADSLADIAHQLRTPLTSVNLILSLLENNPDENERKALIRETKELFVQMDWLLTSLLKLSRLDAGIVVFQGEQIDVNTLISAALHPFLIPMELHDIALQIDVPKGIIIQGDSGWLSEAIQNILKNCMESAGENGKIEIVCEDNPLFTEIAIHDSGAGFEKEDLPRLFDRFYRGKSANATGYGIGLALCKMIITRQGGTITAKNHPQGGANFAIRFPK from the coding sequence ATGCTTCGGAATAGAGAGTTTCGGCAGCTTGCCATTTTGTTCTCCTTAATAGCTGCCGCCGCTGTGACGCTGGGATTTGCAATCAATACGGCGGCTGGAATCCTTGCCATTGCTTCTGCCGCCGCCTTTGGAACAGCGTTTTTTGCGTTTACCAAAGCCCGATATAAAAGCATTGCGCAGATTTCAGATCAAATCGATCTTGTGCTTCATAACGCTGACCATCTGTATATTGGTGAATCGGACGAGGGCGAACTTTCCATTCTGCAAAGCGAGATAACAAAAATGACGCTGCGTATTCGGGAGCAAAACGACGCACTGAAAAAAGAAAAAGAACATCTTGCCGATTCGCTGGCTGACATAGCCCACCAACTCCGCACCCCTCTCACATCCGTGAACCTTATTCTGTCATTGTTAGAGAATAACCCTGACGAAAATGAACGGAAAGCATTGATACGGGAAACAAAGGAATTGTTTGTACAGATGGATTGGCTGCTTACTTCCCTGTTGAAATTATCCCGCCTGGACGCGGGCATTGTGGTTTTCCAAGGCGAGCAGATAGATGTGAACACTTTGATAAGCGCTGCGCTTCACCCGTTTTTGATCCCAATGGAACTGCACGATATTGCTTTGCAAATAGACGTGCCGAAAGGGATAATCATTCAGGGCGATTCTGGTTGGCTTTCGGAAGCAATTCAAAACATCCTCAAAAATTGCATGGAAAGCGCAGGCGAGAACGGGAAGATTGAGATTGTTTGTGAGGACAACCCACTGTTTACCGAGATTGCCATCCACGACAGCGGCGCGGGCTTTGAAAAAGAAGATTTACCCCGCCTGTTTGACAGGTTTTATCGCGGGAAAAGCGCAAACGCAACAGGATACGGGATTGGATTGGCTCTCTGCAAGATGATTATAACACGGCAGGGAGGGACGATTACCGCCAAAAATCACCCGCAGGGCGGCGCGAACTTTGCCATTCGTTTCCCAAAGTGA
- a CDS encoding response regulator transcription factor, producing MPRIFLVEDDKAITKNLVLLLRSEGFTVTHAPTRSEALAALAGNKFDLALIDISLPDGNGFTVCTEIKETQDVPVIFLTASGDEASVVTGLNMGADDYITKPFRLRELIARIRTALRKSGRSPSAFEICGLHVDMASGVVKKDGSEVFLSALEYRLLLVFINNPKSIITRSRLLDELWDAAGEFVNDNTLTVYIKRLREKIENNPASPQIILTVRGTGYRLGDGYASE from the coding sequence ATGCCACGGATATTTTTGGTTGAGGACGATAAGGCAATCACTAAAAACCTTGTGCTTTTGCTCCGCTCGGAGGGATTTACAGTCACTCACGCCCCTACGCGGAGTGAAGCCCTTGCCGCACTTGCCGGGAATAAATTTGACTTGGCGTTGATTGATATTTCTTTGCCTGACGGAAATGGCTTTACGGTTTGCACGGAAATCAAAGAAACGCAAGATGTCCCCGTTATCTTTCTGACGGCTTCCGGCGATGAGGCGAGTGTTGTTACCGGGCTGAACATGGGCGCGGACGACTATATCACCAAGCCTTTTCGTCTGCGTGAACTGATCGCGCGAATCAGAACCGCCCTGCGAAAAAGCGGACGTTCTCCATCGGCTTTTGAAATCTGCGGGCTTCATGTCGATATGGCAAGCGGCGTCGTGAAAAAGGACGGCAGCGAGGTTTTTCTTTCAGCCTTAGAATACCGCTTGTTGTTGGTGTTTATTAACAATCCAAAAAGTATTATCACAAGGAGCAGGCTGCTTGACGAATTGTGGGACGCAGCGGGCGAGTTTGTCAATGACAATACATTGACCGTGTACATCAAACGCCTGCGGGAGAAGATAGAGAACAACCCCGCAAGCCCGCAAATCATTCTGACCGTTCGCGGGACGGGATATAGATTGGGGGACGGGTATGCTTCGGAATAG
- a CDS encoding SdpI family protein, translated as MNRNNKRLPDTFKIFLSEWPLWLLIVAALVLGAVVYPQLPERVASHWNYRGEVDGYSSRCWGAFGIPLLTAGIYLGMLLLPLIDPSRQNYEKFAGAYRVIKAVLVIFMTGLHLVVVLNALGFQAPVDRIVMTGVSLLLLVIGNYMGQFRHNYFVGIRTPWTLANEVVWRKTHRLGGRLWVAAGILGLVGALMGGPAGGLALAVALALAVIVPFVYSYLEFRRLSK; from the coding sequence GTGAATAGAAATAATAAACGTTTACCGGATACCTTTAAAATATTTTTGTCGGAATGGCCGTTATGGCTGTTGATTGTAGCGGCTCTAGTCCTTGGGGCGGTGGTATACCCGCAGCTGCCGGAGCGGGTGGCCAGCCACTGGAACTACAGGGGTGAGGTGGACGGCTATTCCTCCCGCTGCTGGGGAGCCTTTGGCATCCCCCTGCTAACTGCGGGTATTTATCTGGGTATGCTGCTCCTCCCTTTAATCGATCCAAGCCGTCAGAACTACGAAAAATTTGCCGGGGCTTACCGGGTCATCAAAGCGGTACTGGTGATCTTCATGACAGGTCTTCACCTGGTAGTTGTTTTAAACGCTTTAGGTTTCCAGGCTCCGGTTGACAGGATTGTAATGACAGGAGTGTCCCTGCTGCTCCTGGTCATCGGAAACTACATGGGGCAGTTCCGGCACAACTATTTTGTGGGCATTAGAACACCCTGGACACTGGCCAACGAAGTGGTCTGGCGGAAAACACACCGATTGGGCGGCCGGCTCTGGGTTGCGGCAGGTATTCTGGGGTTGGTCGGAGCCCTGATGGGCGGCCCGGCTGGTGGACTGGCTCTGGCAGTAGCCCTCGCCCTGGCGGTAATCGTCCCTTTCGTTTACTCGTACCTTGAGTTCCGCAGGCTTTCAAAATAA
- a CDS encoding autorepressor SdpR family transcription factor has product MVGLTFKALADPTRRKILKLLRERDLTAGEIADEFDISKPSISHHLNLLKQSGLVLDERHGQFIYYSLNMTVFQEVMGWFSDLLNRKVGGASE; this is encoded by the coding sequence ATGGTTGGCCTTACTTTTAAAGCCTTGGCCGACCCAACGCGCCGTAAGATATTGAAGCTTTTAAGGGAACGTGATTTGACCGCCGGCGAAATAGCCGATGAGTTCGACATATCCAAACCAAGCATATCGCACCACCTTAACCTGTTAAAGCAGTCTGGACTGGTACTGGATGAGCGACACGGCCAGTTTATTTACTATTCCCTGAATATGACAGTCTTCCAGGAGGTAATGGGCTGGTTTTCAGATCTGTTAAATAGAAAGGTAGGTGGAGCCAGTGAATAG
- the dinB gene encoding DNA polymerase IV has product MHCPILLADMNSFFASVHQALDPALQGRPVIVAGDPAKRHGIVLAASYEAKACGIQTGITVGEARNLCREGVFIKPRYNHYVNFSTRIVRIMHDFTPLVEPFSIDEAFMDVSGCGHLFGTSSAIARKLKGRIKEEVGVLCSVGVGPNKLLAKMAAGMQKPDGLTVLDLTGVRDKIWPLPVRELFGVGRRLEKRLRDLNIHTIGELAGYPLPVLQKKFGLMGHVLHLSANGIDYSPVDPHSLEKVKSIGRQVTLSRDYRGYHEIEEVILELCDIVCRRVCLGGYVGRTVNLSLKDTEFLWISRALTVAHLTANAADVHRAAVELLHRHWPDWKPVRMVGVALAGLVKNIAEQLDLFGEVERARRLNAACDRIRDRFGEKSIFRAISLAPGGVLRERDGRVETATEYLNKLR; this is encoded by the coding sequence ATGCACTGTCCAATCCTCCTTGCTGATATGAATTCTTTTTTCGCCAGTGTGCACCAGGCTTTGGACCCTGCGCTACAGGGCAGGCCGGTTATTGTGGCCGGGGATCCGGCCAAGCGCCATGGCATCGTTTTAGCAGCCTCCTACGAAGCGAAGGCCTGCGGCATACAGACGGGCATAACCGTGGGGGAAGCCCGGAACCTTTGCCGGGAAGGTGTTTTTATCAAACCCCGGTACAATCACTACGTCAATTTTTCTACCCGGATTGTACGGATTATGCATGATTTCACGCCTTTGGTGGAGCCTTTCTCCATCGATGAGGCCTTTATGGATGTTTCCGGGTGCGGCCATCTCTTCGGTACCTCTTCGGCAATTGCCCGTAAGCTTAAAGGTAGGATTAAAGAGGAGGTAGGTGTCCTGTGCAGTGTTGGGGTGGGCCCCAATAAACTCCTGGCCAAAATGGCGGCGGGCATGCAGAAGCCGGATGGTCTTACGGTTCTGGATCTAACCGGCGTACGGGATAAAATATGGCCCCTGCCGGTACGGGAGCTTTTTGGCGTGGGCCGCCGCCTGGAAAAAAGGCTGCGGGACCTTAATATTCACACTATCGGTGAACTTGCCGGCTACCCGCTGCCGGTGCTGCAAAAAAAGTTCGGTCTGATGGGTCATGTCCTGCACCTGTCCGCCAACGGCATCGACTACAGCCCGGTGGATCCCCACTCTCTGGAGAAGGTGAAGTCCATTGGGCGTCAAGTCACACTTTCCAGGGACTACCGGGGATACCATGAGATTGAAGAAGTAATCCTGGAGCTGTGCGACATTGTCTGCCGGCGGGTGTGCCTGGGGGGATATGTCGGCAGGACGGTTAATTTAAGCTTAAAAGATACGGAGTTTTTGTGGATATCCCGCGCCCTTACCGTAGCGCATCTCACCGCCAATGCTGCTGATGTCCACCGGGCGGCGGTCGAACTGTTGCACCGGCACTGGCCTGACTGGAAGCCGGTCAGGATGGTGGGGGTTGCTCTGGCCGGCTTGGTTAAGAACATCGCCGAGCAGTTAGACCTGTTCGGGGAGGTAGAGCGAGCCCGCCGGTTGAATGCGGCCTGCGACAGGATCCGGGACCGGTTTGGTGAGAAGAGCATCTTCAGGGCTATTTCTCTGGCGCCCGGCGGTGTGCTCCGGGAACGGGACGGGAGGGTTGAAACAGCTACAGAATACCTGAATAAATTGAGATAA
- a CDS encoding ClC family H(+)/Cl(-) exchange transporter: METKKSHIALIQWKSFRLKIFFEGILVGLFAGILVVAFRYLLEKAELLREHIYTVLEVNGSGVTFLWFIALIMVSVCLGFISHIVPMASGSGIPQVKGIILGHFKMGWLKIIIGKFLGGVLAIGSGMSLGREGPSIQLGAMAGQGVSRLLGRLRIEEKYLITSGASAGLAAAFNAPLAGVIFALEELHKNFSPAVLMSAMAASLTADLITQQVFGQKPVFNFHDLVVLPHNYYIYVVGLGVICGFLGFLFNRTLTKTMDSYNKITWLPKTFMSAPALILGGILGFFLPEVLGGGNKLIDSVGQASYGIAILLIFFTVKFIYTMISYGSGVPGGIFMPMLVIGALAGAIYGNMLIVYFHIDQHFFNNFVVLAMAAYFTAIVKAPVTGSILITEMTGSFDHLLALIIVSVTAYMVSDILKTAPIYETLLARSLVKKNHNIYSGWDNKTLIEVAVCLGSKLEGKRIMDIAWPPHCLLISIKRGEAEIIPRGNTKIIVGDYLFALANENESADIKEALSLMAGTAQTME, translated from the coding sequence TTGGAGACAAAAAAAAGCCATATTGCTTTGATTCAATGGAAAAGCTTTCGTTTAAAAATATTTTTTGAGGGAATTTTGGTCGGTTTATTCGCTGGTATACTGGTCGTGGCGTTTAGGTACCTCTTGGAAAAAGCCGAATTATTGCGCGAACATATCTATACTGTTTTAGAGGTAAACGGCTCTGGGGTCACTTTTTTATGGTTTATTGCGCTAATAATGGTGTCTGTCTGCCTGGGTTTTATTTCCCATATAGTCCCTATGGCCAGCGGAAGCGGCATACCACAGGTAAAAGGTATTATCCTGGGTCACTTCAAGATGGGCTGGCTAAAAATAATCATAGGGAAATTTCTTGGCGGAGTTCTTGCTATTGGTTCAGGCATGTCGCTGGGACGTGAGGGTCCCTCCATCCAATTGGGAGCTATGGCGGGTCAAGGCGTCAGCCGCCTTTTAGGCAGGTTAAGAATAGAGGAAAAGTATTTAATTACAAGCGGCGCCAGCGCTGGTTTAGCAGCAGCTTTTAATGCGCCGCTCGCTGGAGTAATCTTTGCGCTTGAAGAATTGCACAAAAACTTTTCCCCGGCTGTCTTGATGTCGGCTATGGCAGCATCGCTAACAGCCGATTTAATAACCCAACAAGTCTTCGGCCAAAAACCTGTCTTTAACTTCCATGATCTCGTTGTGTTACCGCATAATTACTACATTTATGTTGTTGGTCTTGGTGTCATCTGCGGGTTTTTGGGCTTTCTCTTTAACCGGACGCTGACAAAGACAATGGATAGTTACAATAAGATCACCTGGCTGCCAAAAACGTTTATGTCGGCGCCAGCCTTAATACTCGGTGGAATATTGGGCTTTTTCCTGCCTGAAGTTCTGGGGGGAGGAAACAAACTCATCGACTCTGTTGGACAGGCCAGCTATGGGATCGCTATTTTATTAATATTTTTTACTGTTAAATTTATATATACCATGATCAGCTACGGTTCCGGCGTACCGGGAGGAATATTCATGCCGATGCTGGTTATCGGAGCGCTGGCCGGAGCTATATATGGCAATATGCTCATAGTCTATTTTCATATTGATCAACATTTCTTTAATAATTTTGTTGTTTTGGCCATGGCTGCTTATTTCACCGCCATTGTCAAGGCGCCGGTGACCGGCAGTATTCTAATTACTGAAATGACAGGTTCTTTTGACCATTTATTAGCGCTAATCATCGTTTCGGTAACTGCCTATATGGTTAGTGATATCTTAAAAACCGCGCCAATATATGAAACATTATTGGCGCGGTCGCTGGTTAAAAAGAATCACAATATTTACTCCGGTTGGGACAATAAGACCCTGATTGAAGTTGCCGTATGTCTTGGTTCAAAGCTGGAAGGCAAAAGAATAATGGATATCGCCTGGCCGCCTCACTGCCTGCTGATAAGTATTAAGCGGGGCGAAGCCGAAATTATCCCCAGGGGAAATACAAAAATCATAGTCGGTGATTATCTATTCGCGCTTGCCAATGAAAATGAATCGGCAGATATAAAAGAAGCATTGTCTCTCATGGCAGGGACCGCTCAAACCATGGAATAG
- a CDS encoding ABC transporter ATP-binding protein: protein MELLRIENLCKAYGKGENQVAALDHVSLTIEKGEFTAIIGSSGSGKSTLLHIIGGVDVPTSGKVYLEGQDVYAQGNEKLAIFRRRQVGLIYQFHNLIPTLNVVENITLPILMDKRKVNEERLNDLLELLGLKDRKTHLPNQLSGGQQQRVSIGRALMNAPAVMLADEPTGSLDSRNGHEIIKLLKESNKKYGQTLLLVTHDENIALQADRIIGISDGKVVRDERVRP, encoded by the coding sequence ATGGAGCTATTAAGAATTGAAAATCTATGCAAGGCCTATGGCAAGGGCGAAAACCAAGTTGCCGCGCTTGACCATGTTTCGCTTACAATCGAAAAAGGGGAGTTTACCGCAATCATCGGTTCCTCCGGCTCGGGCAAATCCACATTGCTTCACATCATCGGCGGCGTGGACGTGCCGACAAGCGGAAAAGTGTATTTGGAGGGGCAGGATGTATATGCCCAAGGCAATGAAAAACTCGCCATTTTCCGCAGGCGGCAGGTCGGACTGATTTACCAGTTTCACAACCTCATTCCCACCCTGAATGTGGTGGAAAACATCACCTTGCCTATCCTGATGGACAAGCGCAAGGTCAACGAGGAACGGCTGAATGACTTGTTGGAACTGCTTGGGCTAAAAGACCGCAAAACGCATTTACCCAATCAGCTTTCGGGCGGCCAGCAACAGCGCGTTTCCATAGGACGCGCTTTGATGAACGCCCCGGCGGTCATGCTGGCCGACGAACCCACGGGCAGTTTGGACAGCCGGAATGGACATGAAATCATCAAACTGCTGAAAGAAAGCAATAAAAAATATGGGCAGACCCTGCTCCTCGTCACCCATGACGAAAATATCGCCCTGCAAGCAGACCGCATTATCGGCATATCAGATGGCAAAGTAGTGCGAGACGAGAGGGTGCGGCCATGA